The genomic stretch aatatcaaactaatgttgcagtcgacgatcctaacaagtggtatcagagcccaggtggctatgggttgtgcctggatgagcccggttagggtcgggccctgaaggactcgggttagagtcgagcccaggatgacccaggggccagggctggaacgacccatgttcgtgtcgactgcgttcccgatgtggtctcggtttgaggggaggtttgttgagttacaaacccgtcccacatcggatgagtgagggaagttggaaggtgtatataattcctgtccaaccccaattagtttgaggccttttgggagtgacccaaaaacaaatccgtgcgggcttgacccaaagcggataatatcaaactaatgttgcagtcgacgatcctagcAAAAATTTGATGAACAATTATTTAGTCAATCAAAATTGGGgattatttttccttttatttcagtttatagTTAAAAGaatcaataattttataaatatagtactccatatttactattttatcgatataatatataattttaaaaagtctaataaaacaaaccctaacaattATAGCCCCCCATTAATATCCAATACTTAGATTCCAAGAACTGCAATATCTTGGAAATGAATATAGTTGCTTACAGATTAAACAAATAATGAGACGTGAATTAAACGAAAATGTTGCTTTCATAAAAACGGGCCAaaaaatgcgaggatgaaaatcAGAAATGGGCCAAAAAACTAAATTACTATCATACAGACAATACCTAGAAAAAATAGTTTGACAAATGGGCCAAAATGAATCAATATAGATATTAATATATGATGTTCAATTAAGTGGTCGAGTCCAGACATGAAAATAAAAACGAATAAGACAAATAATTAGGATAGGTAGAAGTGATGTTAGGGAAATGGACGATCACTCTGCTTGCCGAAAATGCCACGGCCATATGTGGAAGAAATGACATCCCTAAGAAGTGGATACTGCAGCAGCACAAATGAAGAAATGGGCAAACAAGTTAGTGCACCCATAGGAAACAATACCCACGCTTTCTTCCGCCCAAACACTAGATACACCGTCGAACTAAAGGCAATCATCATGAATAGGATGGAGACAAACAGGGTGAATAGGCCGATGCATAGTCGCTTAGGCAAAGCGTATAAAAAATCTTCTTCTGCATATCGCGATGTGTGGATGGACAAGAACATCAAGAGCGAAGTGGAGGAGGTGAAGAGCGAAACTGCATCTGAAACTGCAAATACTGTAAACGCAGTTGAATTGTGGAATACGGGATAACCAGAGTCTGGTTTGTTGCCACCGGGAACTGTGATCGCTGCAGCAAACACAACGGTGGCTATCAATGTTGCTGCTATAGTACATGAGCTTGCCGTATCTTTCATCCATTTCTCTCCTTCTATTTTTAGCCTTTTGTGTTCTTTTGTAAATATCATCTTAGCTGTTTCCCCACTACTGTTTTTTTGTTCCTTGATATGAGGAGAAAGAAACTTACTAGCTTCCTGTTTAAACACCAGAAAACCATGAGTAATAAACTTGCAAGTTTTGTATAGATTTTATGTATAAATATGAATATACCTGAAACCATTGTATTTCACGCTGCATTTGGAGAGCTGCGCCCGATACTAAATTGAGCTTGTGAGTGGGTGCCAAACATGCGGCCAAGTGAAGGATAGAGTTACCAGAATTATCGATTTTATTTGAGTAGTCATATGTTCTGCTTTGATACAAGAGATTGAACACTTTCTCACAGCGGTTCTTGACGGCCAAGTGGATAAAACTCTGATAAGAAGAATCCGTAAAATAAATTGCAAGAGGAAAAATCTCAACAATTTCTTCAACAACATCGCGATTTCCTGTTTCAGCTGCGGCAAGAATGGTGTCTTGGCAAATACGTGATGCAGTATCGTAGTCTAACGATTCCATGTGTTTGCATAAGCATTTCACAAGCTTGAGTGCTTTCTCGCGTAGCATTATCTTTTCATGATACTTATTAAAGCGAGACGCTGGAAATAGGATGATAAAAAAACATGTCATGCAATATAAATTGCAGTTCTCAATTcaataagtagtagtagtagtagtatttattaccCAAGTATTTGATAACTCCACCAGGGTGCAATTTCAGAACAAGTTTGTGCCACCATGGAAGCTCTGTATCTAAAGAAGTCAGATAATCAAAACCATATTAGATTGTAAGAAGTGGACATGAATGACTTGCCTAGAATAGTTTGTTTCTCAATGTCAAATGATTTTGGCTTCATATCCATCTTCAAAGTACCTTCAATTTTAAGAATGACTCATCAAAAACAATTGGCCATGAACATGCCAAAATATGGAGTGTTAGTACTACTTACACCAGTATATGAGACGTTTCCAAAAGCTGAGTTGATCGTCGATACAGAATACTGTGGCCTTCTCTGCTATGTTAACCAAAACTGTACAAATAGTCTTAGGATTCACCGTGACCATGTAAGGATACTTGTTAACCAATTCCAATGCTATATCTGCTCATGTGTGTAAATATAATTAGTACTCCTAATACTTAGTTCATTTTGTTTGAAAGACTGACAtattatttatacatatatcACTCACCGAAAAAGTCAGCACAAATCATCAATTCTAGAAGCACACATCCTCCATCACCAGCAAATGGATTCGTGGGAAGATTATCGTAGGTTTTGGAAATGAACAACTGAAGAATTTCCCTATGACCAAAATCAGCTGCTGAGTGATGGGGGAATCTGTTATCAATGTTTGAATGGTAGAGCAAGTTAGGATATCTGGTGACGAGTATCTCCGCGGCCTGGTAGTTCCCCATCGCTGCAGCAGTGTGCAGTGGATTATCTCCAAACTTATCTCTTAAGGCTAATACAGAGTCATCCGAGATCAAATCCAGCAGCTTCGACAAAAATTCCGGCTTCCTCACAGTGGCGGCGACGTGGATGGCTGTTTCTGAACTGAAGCCCAGTCTCAGTTTGATGGCATTGGGGTCTTGATCCACAAATCTTTTAGCCGTCTGCCAATCACCTCTTAGTGCACTTCTATACAATGCCGTGTCCTCACGCCACTCTTTTCCTATTTTTATTACCACATCACTATCAATACATGACTAATTCCTAATACACAACTGCATGAAAATCTGTTTTTGAAAATATGAAGACCATTTTTAGATCGTTTACCAAGGTCATTTTAGTCACTTTTTGGTTCACTATCTATATACTATAATCTAAAATGAcctgcatatttttaaaaatatgaaccAAGTGTTGTCAAATAATGATAATTCTACATTATTTTGATCATATTTTTACTGTTGTTGATTTAAAAGATGTAAAATAAAATGACGGGTCTCACCTTTATAAGAGACGGTGGCGAAAGGCGGGGGAGGTGGAGGTGAAGGCGGAGGCAGTCGGGTTTCAGAGAAGTTATATTTGAGCTTCAACCACATGGCCCTTGCGCAACGCAATTTAACAACAGTTTTAATAACTTCATCGCTGAGCGCTCCAAGAATCCATCCCTTGATCAGCCAATCGTTCCGCCTCCACGCGCCATCGCGGTTTTCTGGTGGGGGAGGTGTGTCATCGATGAATTCCATCAAGTCCTGGCTTTGGAGAAGGCACAGCATCTGCTCGCTCCATGTCTCGTAGTTGTATCGGTTATTCACGTCACGGCCGAGCTTCACGGACACGAAGCTCGCCACGTTAGCTGCTGCCAAGGTAACCATATGTTCTCACTATGATTTGAAGCCAACTTAACTTGTTCTACTAACATGTTTTGGTCTATTTATTTTCTTAGATCACAAAGGTTTTTTTAAATAGCATTTCTTACTTTGCTTTTGAATTCTTAATCTGAAGCAAAACTAGACTTTATTCTAACTGTTGGGTCTTTATGTGATGGTATAACTTAAACAACACGTTATACCATAATCTATCAATACAAAATTAATGGGTAATGCTTTACTTTATTTCAAAATCAATACTCCATCGTATGCATTTTTTGTtgaacacaaattttaatgtacaattagtaaagtgaagagagatagatagaaaaaatagttaaagtattgttaatggaaaATGAGTCTTATTTCATTAGAGagaataatttctaaaattagaaaatgcatactCTTAGCTTATGGACGgtctaaaaagaaaataatgcatACTCTTGTTTGGCGGATGGAGTGTTATATATGTATAAACTAGATTAAGATATTGACTATTATAAATGGAATTGATGAACTTTAGTTAATTAATGCAACAAAAGAAGGCTAGTGTATAGGCCCATAGCATGTGGAACAATTAGTCTAGTAGAGTGGTTTATGTTTTAGATGCTAGTTAACTTCAATGTTGATTTTGTCACAATAAAACTTAATGGAATTGAGTTAGCAACGGGCGTATCAACATAGATTCTAATATGTGATGTTCAATTAAGTGGTCGAGTCCAGACATGAAAATAAAAACGAATAAGACAAATAATTATGATATCTAGAAGTGATGTTAGGGAAATGGACGATCACTCTGCTTGCCGAAAATGCCACAGCCATAGGTGGAAGAAAACGATATCCCTGAGAAGTGGGTATTGCAGCAACACAAATGAAGAAATGGGCACACAAGTTAGTGCACCCACCGGCAACAGAACCCACGCCTTCTTCCGCCCAAACACTAGCTAGATACAACGTCGAACTAAAGGCAATCATCATGAACAAGATGGAGACGAAAAGGGTGAATAGACCGATGCATAGTCTCTTGTGAACCAAGTATGTGAATGACTGCTGCGACTTCTGAACTATTGTGCGCCACCATGGAGACTCTGTAACTAAAGTAAGTAGTACTGATCAAAACATTATTAGATTGTAAAAATAAGAGTGGAGTGTGGACATGATCAATCACTTGCCTAGACTAGTTTGTTTCTCAATGTCAAATGATTGTGGCTTCATACTCATCTTCGAAAACAATGGCCATAATGGGACGTTTCCAAAAGCTGAGGTGATCATTGATTGTGGCCTTCTCTGCTATCATAACCAAACTTGTGAGGATTCATCCAGACTATATAAGGATACTAGTCAACCAAATCCAAAGCGGTATCTGCTTATATATGTGTATTGTATACTATAGAGTTAGTGATGAGCTCAAAAAGTTTATCATAGCATATGCTATCTTGATGAATTACTCACCGAAAAAGTCAGAAGCAATCATCAAATGGATTAATGGGAAGATTACCTTGAGTTTTGGAAATCAACAACTGAAGAATTTTCTTATGGCCGAAACATGCTGCTGAGTGATGGGGGAATCTGTTATCATCGTTTGAAAGATAGAGCAACATAGGATATCTGGTGAGCAGAATCTCCGCGGCCTGGTAGGCTAAATTCAAACCCCAAAATGTCATCTTCTTCTTGTTTGTATATAACGTCTAACATTTTTTATCTAGTGGTTTGTTCAGTAACatctttttttaatgtttttttggATTGCCAGGTCTTCCTTGATTCCAATTTAAATCTTCATTTGCTATATAACTTAAACAACGCGCATAGAAAATTAATGGATaatgctttattttattttatactaattaatagtagtattgcATAATAAATTGGAATTTCCGGTTAATACGGCATTGCTCCTTCCGAAACTGTAAATATAGGTATTAACAAAAAGGCCGCAAATCTAGGTCAGCCTTGTATAATTGTTTATGTATCAGGTAAGCTTTTGTAGGTCAATGCTCTAACATCCGGCTCACATGCAAACTCTATATCTATTTATCCATAtaatctcatttattttttcattttaattcatacatcaaaactaatttaattttatggagtactactaaATATTGTCCAATTTTGCAATTTTGGTCTGTCCGTAAAAAATTATCCCATTTACttctttctattttaagtaAATAGACCACACTTTTTATCAACTCTTTACcttcatattctattataaaattaatatataaatgtgcaatcctcattccactaactttttaaatttatttttcttcacatttcttaaaatctatgcCGAAtcaaacttggacaatatttcataCACAGATGGagtattctttttctttctatttcttgTTTTATGCATTAGATTTGGTGCCATATacaaataagattattttagttaacGGAGCTAATACTATACATATTCATATACCTATAATATACCTATAACTATACCTATACCTATACCTATACCTATACCTTATAGTCACTTGCTATTTCCATTCAtcatttattttactattaattttcacatctacattattaaattgcgTTATTTATGAAGCTTAAAATATActgttattgaaattttaaaaacaatataCTTTtttcgtctcataaaaataaattatttaaaattaacaaaaattttaatatttaattaataaagtaagagagaatgagaaaatataattaaaattatatagtgaatgATGAGATCCAtcaatgataaagtaaaaaaaatataaaagagtTATCATAAATGAATATAGGCTATTTTTATGAGACTGGATAGAAAAAAATACGACCTATTTCGATGGAAGGAGAGAGTAATTGAAAGAAAACATTACGTggttaaaattgaaaaacgAATTTAGAGGTGGGATTTTCGAAACCCCCAAAGGGgaacaacaatttaaataaaaaccacttcatccgtcccacaataataagcactctttcattttaagtccgtcctacaagaatatgcactttctaattttggaaactcttttccctctaatgaggtgagactcattctccactgataatacttttattattttttctctctacctctctcttactttattaattttgcattaaaattcgtgccgaacccaaagtacATATTatttggggatggagggagtattttatattttaattttcataatgttgaaaaagaaagaaaaaagaaataaatattactccctgtcgcacaagaatatgcattttttcctttttagtccgtctcacaagaatatgcacttttcaatactttaattactttttctccctacctttctcttacttttccaattttgcattaaaactcgtgccgaacccaaaatgcatattctttggagacggagggagtaaaaaatttcaaacgGTAGTTTCATTCCAACTCATGCGGCTCGGGCCACCTGAAATATGCAGTCAGCGGCCAGCCTTGCTCATCCGCAATAAACTATCCGCGTTCGCTCTTCCTTCCGGCCCCAAAACACCtgttgtgtattttttattatcgACAGTTTAGCCtaattttgatatattatatCCATccttcaaaaataatttttttttatttaaaatattagtctctaaaattatcaatatttcTCAAAATTTAGTATTTTTATAAACTTTAAAACTGGTTTATACTATCTCCAATCATTTGcgtcaaactcaaactcatttttgatTATACGCCACATTAAAAAGTCATTTTACTTCAATTatttacaccaaattcaaatttcactatttttgagtttttgtctcacaatttttttatagtaacattatatttggtgttgtttcacaaaaaacaccaaaaatatgTTTGAGTTTGGTATATGGTTAGAGAAGATTTCTAtaccaaaactcatttttggatgatggttggagatggtcttaaaatatcataaactttaTATCCCATGACAGGTCAATCACCATATACGGCTAATTTACATGTAACTATTTTGCACTACTAAATCAAAGTATTTTTTAAGTGGCTTTTTATCCTAATTGGCACGAACTTAAAAAGtggtctaaaatatcataaatatttcACGGCTGTCCATGTAGAATAAACTTTTTGCCGAAGATATCTTATTTGGACTGAGTTGAGAAACAAAAtctaaagtttgtgatattttgaATCGATtttaaagttagtggaataaaatTTCGCTAAAGTTGTTTTTAAGACCAATATTCCTTTCTAGTATTTTGATATGccttttaaaaattaaaattttaaatactccctccgtgtccaaagaatatgtactttggatttatcacgagttttaatacaaaattggaaaagtaagagaaatgtagagagaaaaaataattaaagtattattaataGAGAATGGTCCACCTTACTAAAGTGAAAGAAGTTTcataaattagaaaatatatattcttaTGAAAcggattaaaaagaaaaagagccTATATTGTTGTAGGATTCTCTTAGATAAGACTCATTATTTCGAaagttttttataaaaatttaaaggCCGGATAGTATAATTAAATCAATATCAATTATTCTGAAGCCCAATCAGGGCTTGTCCTACCCACAGTTTAACCCACACAATATAAACTATCATAACCCTATATCTCCAGCGCCGCCTtcatttcttcattttctccgGCGCCGCTACAGTTATTCCTCTTCTCCGTTGCTCCATTTGTGTGCAGGTAAGTTTCTTCCTCTTTCTCCATATTTTCCTATTTTCTAAATACAACAAAGACTCTTCAGTGcaattttcaacaatttttgCGATTGGGAACAATTTTGAAATTCTTACTCAAAATGAGTTATTCGTGTTGCTCTTATGAATTCCTCGTATGAAGTGGCTTGGAATGATATTTTTGGTAGCTTGTGAAGTGTTGTGGTTGCAGCTacgtttttaattaatgtgtttAATACACTGATTTCACAACGAAGCTGATAAGTTTTGATGTTTATGATAATCTGGCTGCATATGATAATCTATCTAGCTAGCACCATGAAATAATCTTTATTTGGATTGCTCTCCAGTTGATTTTAGTTTTTTGGTGTATTATAATTGACCTCACTTTGAAACTCTTTGATTTTGCATCATATACAATAAAGTTGTTTACGACTGATTCTGTTCAATGATTGAATTTTGGTTGCTATTTAACAGACCCAGAAAGAACTATGAAGCAAAATGGTGAACTATTGAATGGTACTGAATTTGATATGGAAGACGACGATCCTGTTGTTTCCGAGTCCGAATCTGATTCGGACGAAGATGGGGACGTGAAGTTAAGCGAACCTGCAAAGACTGCTGTATATAACAAAGCTGGCTTGCTCGATAAACTTGGAGATATCTGCTGGCCGGAGAGTGTGGACTGGATACACAAGTTGTCGCTCGATATTGATCAAGATAACGAGGTGAACGTGAATGATGATCTGAACCGGGAGCTAGCTTTCTACACACAGGCACTAGAGGGGGCAAGGCAGGCGTTTACGAAATTCCAGTCGAAGGAGGTGGACCTGCCTTTCCTCAGGCCGTCCGATTACTATGCTGAAATGGTTAAATCGGACACGCACATGGAGAAGGTGAAGAGCCGCATCTTGGCAGAGAAGAGGAAGatggaggaggccgaggagAGGAGGAAGGCTCGGGACAACAAGAAGTTAGCCAAGGAAATACAAGTGCAGAAGCAGAAGGAGAGGGCTAAGCAAAAGAAGGACGACATAGAGTCGGTCAAGAACTGGAGAAAGCAGAGGAAGCAGAGTGGTTTCGCTGCGGATGATAAAGATGGTGACCTGAGCTTAGCGTTTGAAGACGGGAAAGCGTTTCATAGGTCGGGTAAGAAGAGGCCGGGAGTTGCTCCCGGAGATCGGTCTGGGGGTAAGGGCGGTGGGAAGTTTAAGAAGGGATCTGATAAAAAGATGAAGGGCAGAGAACGCAAGGACTCGAAGTATGGATTTGGTGGGAGGAAAGGGATGAAGAAGCAGAACACGGCTGAGACCACCGAGGATTTCAGAGGCTATCGTCAAAGCAATAAGAAACAAAAAGTATGATGATAAATGAGTTGCATTGTATTTGGCTTTCTAGGTACTGTGATGATTATGATGAACTTGTTGTGAGGCTAGTTTAGCTTCTAATTTTTGTGTAAGGCAGTTGAATTCCTACCATTTTGAAACAAGATTATAAGTTTTTGTTGTGACAATCTGTGGTGTTTGTTTTTATCTCTAATCTGgtaattttcctttttcatgGTTTCAAACACGAATTAAGTACCACTACTTAAACAATAATAATGATTGTTCCAACTTCCAAGTGAAATGGATGATCGACGTAGTGGAAGAGAAGACAAATGAAATATACATTGACAAGTATGGAAACCCCAAAACTACGATAGCTTAAGGTGCAAAGTTTTTTCAGTAAAAAAGTCGTGGCATTttgattgattaattttttaacaTTACATAACTAGAATCATCAAAAGATTTGCTAGAGATCTCCAAACAAATCCTCTCATACAACAAACGATGTACAGGTTCAAATGTTAACCCCACTCAATGGCGAGCTGCCAGATCAAGAAGTTCCTTGTATTCAACCTTCTCCGATAAGATATATGGCTTCACTTTGAGGTGCTCGTTACCCTTTCCCGGAGAGATGTATTTTAGCCCGATCAACTTCAAGCCTACAACATTAGAAATATGACAATTAAGAAACTGTTGCCTGATGATCTCAATTTAAAGTCACAAATCAGACATATCACTGTTGAACATATAAAATGTTAGCTTCCAGCAAAAGACTGAAATTTAGTGATTCTGGATAGAAGGGAGCTATATTCTATTGACTATTTACATAAATAGTTAGGTTAGTATTTCATGGGAAAGCAGATATTTTGAGTAGCAGTCGAGGGTTCCTATGAGCATGCAAACACAAAATATACTCACTGTCTTCAACTCGTTCATATAAGAATCTCTCTCCTTTCCAGTATTCCAGTGGTCTCGTCCTAACTCTTTTGCTTCTTCTCACTCCAGTTTCAAATGATGTACCAGCATCTGCAATATCATCAGCACATACCGAATCAGCTAAGCAAATAAATTGCTAGTACATGTTACTCAGAGGCAATCACAAAAATAAACACCTGCAATACTTTTCCTCATGGGGTGTGCATCTCTGATACGTTTATCACCTGCTACTCTTTTTCCTCTCTTCGGCTTGGCAGCATGCGCCTGAAAGAACTTTAACGTTAGCCAATAAATTGGGAAAATCATGTTCTTATGAAGATGAGATCTTCACATATTACTGTCACACATGACATTTTGATATTATACGAAGGCTGCTGTACTAGTCCATTGTAACAAATGCTGGTTCTAAAATGAGCAGattaacaaaaaagaaaaaaggaagtaAAAAAAGAGGGAAAGAACCTCGTGTTGTTCTGGACTAATTTGTTGTCTGGTTGATGCATCACCCCTGCCTTCCTTATCATCAAATGATGTACCAGCATCTGCAATATCATCAGCACATGCTGAATCAGCTAAGCATTAAATATTGGTGGTACATGTTACATTAGAGGCGATCACAAAAATAAACACCTGCAATACTTTTCCTCATGGGGTGAGCATCTCTAATACGTTTATCACCAGCTACTCTTTTTCCTCTCTTAGGCTTGGCAGCATGCACCTGAAAGAACTTTAATGTTAGCCAATAAACTGGGAAAATCATGTTCCTGTAATCAAGATGAGATCTTCAAATATTACTGTCACACACAAATTCTGATATTATACAACGGCCACTGTACTAATCTTTCATAGAATCATAGCAATGCAGGTTCTAAAATGCACAGATtcagaaaaaagaaattaacaaAAAAGGGAAACAACCTTGTGTTGTTCTGGATTAATTTGTCGTTTGCTTGATGCATCACCCTTGCCTTCCTTATCATCTACAGAAGGGTTTGATTCATCTGCCATACGGGTATATATTTCTCAACAttagatttaatattaaaaaacacCGACAACAGAAAATGACTCTCTTCTATCTCTGGAGCAAgtacaatctcataaacaagcCATAACATGTATAGCTGCATATCAGACATACTAAATGGTTCTTACTGTGATTAGTATTCATAGTTTCTCCAATGCTGTTATCTGGTTCTTCATTTTGCCTACTACTGGCATCCATGCTCGGTATGCTTGCATTCTCATCTCCAAACTGCTCAGCAAGACCATCAGCATTTACATTTACTTGATGTTCATCCAAATCACAAACTGTTAAATTTGTGCTATTAAGCTCTTTATTTGATTCCATCTCATTAAACATGCCCAACTCCTTATGCACATCAGCCTGCCCAACTAGCTTATCCCTGAGCTGTCCAGGAGATGCATGTTCCTTAGTACTGCCACACTCTCTTTGCATGCTTGCATTTTCACTCTCAGACTGTTCCGGCAGACTACCAGCATTTTGAAGCACTTGTGGAGAATATATATCAGATATTGCAGATTCAGTACGACCGAACTTTACATGTGATTCCAACTCATGACCTAAATCCTTTTGGATATCAACCTGTCCAAGTAGCTCATCAGTGGGATTGGCGGAAGAAGAATTTGGGTGCGGACACAAATCAATTTCCTGGGGTGAAAATGGGTCTCTGAGAGGGCTGGGCTGCAAAATCTTCTTTTTCAATAAAGATACGGATCCAAATGGATTTCTTGGAGGAGTTGGTGAAGATACATGATTAGCTGGATTTTCCACTTGCTCTTGTCCCATGCGAGGTTTCTTATTCAAATTTTTCAGCACACTGTCTAACACCACAGAACTCCTACGAGGCCTTTGACGACTTCTTGGTGTAGTTAAAACACTAGCCATTCTAACATCAGGCAATTCAGTCAAGAAGCACAGCTTCTCCATATCAAGAGTTTTGATCTTCAACCGCTCCTGCAAGATATTCAAAGCTCCCTCACCTTCTAAATCATCATCATTACAGGATAACAGTTCCTCCAACATAGCATTGTCTCCACCCTCTGTTTTCTTCATAGATGCTGATGGACCTAAGATGATATGATATAGAATGAAATCAAATAGAATTCGCTAAGATATTAAAAAATGTAGATGTAGTAATTGGAAAGCAGAATCAGAAATAAAAACTCCTTCCACATCTGACATATGCTTTAGACTATAACATGATCTACCCACCAGCCAATTCCGTGGAATCCTCTTCCACGTCACTGAGATTGGGATCAGGATCAGGATCAATTATCTTCTCCTGCAACACATCTTTAGGTGGACTTGGAATGTCCTGAGACACTGTCTCTTGGGAGGAGATCCACATGTCATCATTTTCTGAAGGGGTTGACGAGTAGCGGTGCTTGTAATTATATGACTTCCTGTAATTTAGAGGCAGTTATCGATTATTTAATGCAGCCTAGATAAATATTTCTTTATCAGTTATAAACCAGTTTATTGCATCAGAAAACAATGAATACAGCACACAAAAATCCAAATATACCCTAAAATTCCTGGTCGACGACGGCGTTCATTATTTGATGGTTTATAAAGGCCTATATTTTCCACACTAACACCTAGTTGTTTTTGCATCTCTTTTTTGGCATCTGCAGCAGTAAAAAGCATGAGATCAGTAAAGCAAAGAGATACAAGGAAACAAATAGCATATATGAAGATAACAAATCAGATGAAACCCAAAAAATTACTTTCAGTCCTCTCATAAGCATCAAAAAAGGCATCTGGATCTTGGAGCGAATCCATGTCTAAAACTGGCTCCAAATTGACTGGAGGGTGACTGTGGTGAAGGAAAAAGTACATTGTTTGTTATAATCAACTCATAAATCCTTCGGTTAAGATATTAGATACTGTAAGGCCCAGAACATCACCTAATACTTGGTTTCAGGGAAAATGAAGCCTTCTTACGGGCAAGCCCAAGACCCGGCCTCCGTTCTT from Salvia splendens isolate huo1 chromosome 4, SspV2, whole genome shotgun sequence encodes the following:
- the LOC121801428 gene encoding centromere protein C-like isoform X1, producing MPKEEEEEAAGSVDPLSGLGGLSLFPRTIRSSAEAPVPSDSMDLDFIHNFMKSLKELRSPEKLVSEAKKIVDGGADLLSNLSSYAISVGVTNDNAAKAKDKPQERRPGLGLARKKASFSLKPSISHPPVNLEPVLDMDSLQDPDAFFDAYERTENAKKEMQKQLGVSVENIGLYKPSNNERRRRPGILGKSYNYKHRYSSTPSENDDMWISSQETVSQDIPSPPKDVLQEKIIDPDPDPNLSDVEEDSTELAGPSASMKKTEGGDNAMLEELLSCNDDDLEGEGALNILQERLKIKTLDMEKLCFLTELPDVRMASVLTTPRSRQRPRRSSVVLDSVLKNLNKKPRMGQEQVENPANHVSSPTPPRNPFGSVSLLKKKILQPSPLRDPFSPQEIDLCPHPNSSSANPTDELLGQVDIQKDLGHELESHVKFGRTESAISDIYSPQVLQNAGSLPEQSESENASMQRECGSTKEHASPGQLRDKLVGQADVHKELGMFNEMESNKELNSTNLTVCDLDEHQVNVNADGLAEQFGDENASIPSMDASSRQNEEPDNSIGETMNTNHNESNPSVDDKEGKGDASSKRQINPEQHKVHAAKPKRGKRVAGDKRIRDAHPMRKSIADAGTSFDDKEGRGDASTRQQISPEQHEAHAAKPKRGKRVAGDKRIRDAHPMRKSIADAGTSFETGVRRSKRVRTRPLEYWKGERFLYERVEDSLKLIGLKYISPGKGNEHLKVKPYILSEKVEYKELLDLAARH
- the LOC121801428 gene encoding centromere protein C-like isoform X2 → MPKEEEEEAAGSVDPLSGLGGLSLFPRTIRSSAEAPVPSDSMDLDFIHNFMKSLKELRSPEKLVSEAKKIVDGGADLLSNLSSYAISVGVTNDNAAKAKDKPQERRPGLGLARKKASFSLKPSISHPPVNLEPVLDMDSLQDPDAFFDAYERTENAKKEMQKQLGVSVENIGLYKPSNNERRRRPGILGKSYNYKHRYSSTPSENDDMWISSQETVSQDIPSPPKDVLQEKIIDPDPDPNLSDVEEDSTELAGPSASMKKTEGGDNAMLEELLSCNDDDLEGEGALNILQERLKIKTLDMEKLCFLTELPDVRMASVLTTPRSRQRPRRSSVVLDSVLKNLNKKPRMGQEQVENPANHVSSPTPPRNPFGSVSLLKKKILQPSPLRDPFSPQEIDLCPHPNSSSANPTDELLGQVDIQKDLGHELESHVKFGRTESAISDIYSPQVLQNAGSLPEQSESENASMQRECGSTKEHASPGQLRDKLVGQADVHKELGMFNEMESNKELNSTNLTVCDLDEHQVNVNADGLAEQFGDENASIPSMDASSRQNEEPDNSIGETMNTNHNESNPSVDDKEGKGDASSKRQINPEQHKVHAAKPKRGKRVAGDKRIRDAHPMRKSIADAGTSFETGVRRSKRVRTRPLEYWKGERFLYERVEDSLKLIGLKYISPGKGNEHLKVKPYILSEKVEYKELLDLAARH